Proteins co-encoded in one Bremerella sp. TYQ1 genomic window:
- a CDS encoding type II and III secretion system protein family protein produces the protein MITKYRFARQLVTTAALLAIATLGGNVQAQNEAPGVNFEVASPNQRLEMIVNSSRIFTLDEKIPKAQVNNPELIRLTPLSPNKIQVSALKPGVTQVNLWAEDGSIFTVDVIVIGDGRELQMLLESEFPNASIKVRPLASSVVLSGFVDRPDAISRIVQMAEDYYPKVINNITVGGVQQVMLKVKLYEVSRTKLRTMGFDWAAFSGNDFIVQSVSGIISSAATGGGSIASNGADTVTFGIMGDNSSFFGFVEALRQNNLAKLLSEPTINAMSGRPASFLSGGEVPIQVASGLGTTSIEFKEFGTRVDVVPIVLGNGNIRLEVRPLVSEVDSSLAVDGTPGFRTRWVDTAVEMKSGQTFALAGLIQEKIETENRGLPYLADIPWAGAAFRRVQDRRNEVELLIIVTPELVGPLNPGEEPCAMPGTSTAPLNDTELYWRGYMEVPACGPGPYADGGMIGPTGPAIIEGEMIEQGTPLMEVPSPASTSAPRLEPGMQMRSVPTPSGPRTTPVSIQPNPGVRPSSGQSAAPVQPSGPMPGMIGPSGYDTLDF, from the coding sequence ATGATTACCAAGTACCGCTTCGCGCGACAACTTGTCACGACAGCAGCCTTGTTGGCGATCGCCACCCTGGGCGGAAACGTTCAGGCTCAGAACGAGGCCCCAGGCGTCAATTTCGAGGTCGCCTCTCCAAATCAGCGGTTGGAGATGATTGTCAACTCCAGCCGCATCTTTACCTTGGACGAGAAGATCCCCAAGGCACAAGTCAACAATCCTGAACTGATTCGGTTGACACCACTGTCACCGAACAAGATTCAGGTTTCCGCCCTCAAGCCTGGCGTTACCCAGGTCAACTTGTGGGCCGAAGATGGCAGCATCTTTACGGTCGACGTCATCGTCATCGGCGACGGTCGCGAACTGCAGATGCTGTTGGAAAGCGAATTTCCAAACGCTTCCATCAAAGTCCGTCCTTTGGCCAGCAGCGTGGTGCTGTCGGGGTTCGTCGATCGACCCGACGCCATCAGCCGCATCGTCCAGATGGCGGAAGACTATTACCCAAAAGTGATCAATAACATCACCGTCGGTGGTGTCCAGCAAGTCATGCTGAAAGTGAAACTGTACGAAGTCTCGCGTACCAAGCTGCGTACGATGGGCTTTGACTGGGCCGCATTCAGTGGGAACGACTTCATCGTCCAAAGCGTCAGCGGGATTATCTCCAGTGCTGCAACCGGTGGTGGTTCGATCGCCAGCAACGGTGCCGATACGGTCACCTTCGGGATCATGGGCGACAACAGCTCGTTCTTCGGGTTCGTTGAAGCATTGCGTCAGAACAACCTGGCCAAGTTGCTCTCGGAACCAACCATCAACGCCATGAGCGGTCGTCCGGCCAGCTTCCTGTCGGGTGGTGAAGTGCCAATTCAAGTCGCTTCCGGTCTCGGTACCACTTCGATCGAATTCAAAGAGTTCGGTACCCGCGTCGACGTGGTTCCCATCGTCCTGGGCAACGGCAACATCCGCTTGGAAGTTCGCCCTCTGGTTAGCGAAGTCGACTCCAGCCTGGCCGTGGACGGCACGCCTGGTTTCCGTACTCGTTGGGTCGATACGGCTGTCGAAATGAAGTCGGGCCAAACGTTCGCTCTGGCTGGTCTGATCCAGGAAAAGATCGAAACCGAAAACCGCGGTCTGCCTTATCTGGCCGACATTCCTTGGGCCGGTGCTGCATTCCGCCGAGTGCAAGATCGACGCAACGAAGTGGAACTGCTGATCATCGTCACGCCAGAACTGGTCGGTCCGCTGAATCCAGGCGAAGAACCATGTGCAATGCCTGGCACTTCGACCGCTCCGCTGAACGATACCGAACTGTACTGGCGAGGCTACATGGAAGTTCCTGCTTGCGGTCCTGGACCGTACGCCGACGGGGGCATGATCGGTCCAACGGGTCCGGCCATCATCGAGGGCGAAATGATCGAGCAGGGGACTCCCCTGATGGAAGTTCCTTCGCCCGCTTCGACTTCGGCTCCACGACTGGAACCAGGGATGCAAATGCGAAGCGTGCCGACTCCTTCAGGACCGCGTACCACTCCGGTTTCGATTCAGCCTAACCCAGGAGTGCGGCCTTCTTCGGGCCAATCGGCAGCACCCGTTCAACCGTCGGGACCGATGCCCGGCATGATCGGTCCTTCGGGTTACGACACGCTCGATTTTTAA
- a CDS encoding response regulator — MSNVLRVALVDPKDSSRESLKSTLLGMDIVWLEAECSRYEFFADVVGQTNPDIGIVSIDSDPDKAIRLIREVHENTPDCSILVISGSTDGQLILKAMRAGAKEFLTQPLSIEDLVSALERIGHHRFGKGDSKSRGCKVITVCGATGGVGSTSMAVNLGCILAAQEQNNVALIDLDLALGDSDVFLDTIPDYTLLDVAQNIKRLDFNLLKRSLTRHSSGLYLLPRPVQLQEEAPISPDDLSRVIGLMKATFTHLIIDTSKSYSALDMVAMQEANVNLMTIQLDLPCLRNVVRLMMSFSEIDGLKEKTRVIVNRVGLDNGEISLKKAQETIGSEIYWQVPNEYRIMVEVRNNGVPLIEQAPRAGITQALVGLAESLSGDGSKRNAGGKSGLGRWFGFLSSKGEKAAKPEESEVPAAE; from the coding sequence ATGAGCAATGTATTACGAGTCGCCCTTGTCGATCCGAAGGACTCATCGCGAGAATCGTTAAAATCAACACTGCTGGGCATGGACATTGTCTGGCTGGAAGCAGAGTGCTCGCGCTACGAGTTCTTTGCTGACGTCGTCGGCCAAACGAACCCTGACATCGGGATCGTTTCGATTGACTCCGACCCGGACAAAGCGATCCGACTGATCCGAGAAGTCCACGAAAACACGCCTGATTGCAGCATCCTTGTCATCAGCGGTTCGACCGATGGTCAACTGATTCTGAAAGCGATGCGTGCCGGGGCGAAAGAGTTTCTGACCCAGCCGCTGTCGATCGAAGATCTCGTGAGCGCGCTAGAACGCATCGGCCATCATCGCTTTGGAAAAGGCGATTCCAAGTCGCGCGGGTGCAAAGTGATTACCGTTTGCGGAGCCACCGGTGGCGTTGGCTCGACCAGCATGGCGGTGAATCTCGGTTGTATCCTTGCCGCTCAAGAACAAAACAACGTCGCGCTGATCGACTTGGACTTGGCCCTGGGCGATAGCGACGTCTTTCTCGACACGATCCCCGACTACACGTTGTTGGACGTGGCCCAGAACATTAAGCGTCTCGACTTCAACTTGCTGAAGCGTTCGCTCACGCGACACAGCAGCGGACTTTACCTGTTGCCGCGACCGGTGCAACTGCAGGAAGAAGCTCCGATCAGCCCGGACGATCTTTCCCGCGTGATCGGCCTGATGAAAGCGACGTTCACGCATTTGATTATCGATACGTCGAAGTCGTACTCGGCCCTCGACATGGTCGCCATGCAGGAAGCCAACGTCAACTTGATGACGATCCAGTTGGATTTGCCTTGCCTGCGTAACGTGGTCCGCTTGATGATGAGCTTCAGCGAGATCGACGGCCTGAAGGAAAAGACGAGAGTCATCGTCAACCGTGTCGGTTTGGACAACGGCGAGATCAGCCTGAAGAAGGCGCAGGAAACGATCGGCAGCGAGATCTACTGGCAGGTGCCCAACGAGTACCGCATTATGGTCGAAGTGCGTAACAACGGCGTGCCGCTGATCGAGCAAGCCCCTCGGGCCGGGATTACGCAGGCCCTCGTTGGCTTGGCCGAATCGCTTTCCGGCGACGGTTCCAAACGAAATGCCGGCGGAAAGTCGGGATTGGGCCGCTGGTTTGGTTTCCTCTCTTCGAAGGGGGAAAAGGCCGCAAAGCCGGAAGAATCTGAAGTTCCTGCGGCAGAATAA
- a CDS encoding CpaF family protein produces MRSPATDPKASSSKQAEFENLKRKIHGKLVDKLDLSKIGELEGDVLRREIRLVVEHLCDTEETLLNRTERERLIEEVLDETFGLGPLELLLKDHGISDILINGPQQIYCEKGGKLELSSVKFRDNEHLLQIIDRIVSKVGRRVDETCPMVDARLPDGSRFNAIIPPLALDGAAVSIRRFGSNPLKLEDLLNYKAFTPEMVMLLEGAIKARLNIIISGGTGSGKTTLLNTLSSFISGAERIVTIEDAAELQLQQEHVVRLETRPPNVEGKGGVTATDLVKNALRMRPERIIIGECRGAETLDMLQAMNTGHEGSMTTIHSNTPRDAIARIETLISMSGFELPIKAMRQQIASAVDLIIQANRLQGGPRRVTHITEVIGMEQETVVMQDIYRYEQSGIDETGRARGRFISTGVRPNFMERLESAGVRLPASAFRERMMLED; encoded by the coding sequence ATGCGATCACCGGCAACGGATCCCAAAGCATCCAGCTCGAAACAGGCGGAATTCGAAAACCTGAAGCGTAAGATTCACGGCAAGCTCGTGGACAAGCTCGACCTTTCGAAGATCGGCGAGTTGGAGGGTGATGTCCTCAGACGAGAAATCCGTCTGGTGGTGGAACATTTGTGCGACACGGAAGAGACGTTGCTCAATCGCACTGAGCGAGAACGCTTGATCGAAGAGGTTCTCGACGAAACGTTTGGTCTGGGCCCACTCGAGTTGCTTCTGAAGGATCACGGGATCAGCGATATTCTGATCAACGGTCCTCAGCAGATCTACTGCGAAAAGGGCGGCAAGCTCGAACTCAGCAGCGTCAAGTTTCGCGACAACGAACACTTGCTACAAATCATTGACCGTATCGTATCGAAGGTAGGCCGGCGCGTCGACGAAACCTGCCCGATGGTCGACGCGCGTCTCCCCGACGGGTCTCGTTTCAACGCGATCATTCCGCCGCTTGCCCTTGATGGAGCGGCGGTTTCTATTCGTCGGTTCGGTTCCAATCCGCTGAAGTTGGAAGACCTGTTGAACTACAAAGCATTCACGCCAGAAATGGTGATGCTGCTGGAAGGGGCCATCAAAGCCCGACTGAACATTATCATCTCCGGCGGTACCGGTTCCGGTAAAACGACGCTGCTCAACACGCTCTCCAGCTTTATCAGTGGTGCCGAACGTATCGTCACGATTGAAGACGCGGCCGAACTTCAGCTGCAGCAGGAACACGTTGTCCGCTTGGAAACGCGTCCACCTAACGTGGAAGGCAAGGGGGGCGTGACGGCAACCGACCTGGTGAAAAACGCCCTGCGTATGCGTCCTGAACGAATCATCATCGGTGAGTGTCGTGGTGCCGAAACGCTTGACATGCTGCAAGCCATGAACACCGGTCACGAAGGTTCGATGACCACGATTCACTCGAATACCCCACGTGACGCCATCGCTCGTATCGAAACGCTCATTTCGATGTCCGGCTTCGAGTTGCCGATCAAAGCGATGCGTCAACAGATTGCCAGCGCGGTCGACTTGATCATTCAGGCCAACCGTCTGCAAGGTGGTCCGCGACGCGTGACGCACATCACCGAAGTGATCGGGATGGAGCAGGAAACGGTCGTCATGCAAGACATTTATCGTTACGAGCAATCTGGAATTGATGAAACCGGCCGTGCCCGCGGTCGCTTTATCTCGACCGGTGTTCGTCCCAACTTTATGGAACGTCTCGAATCGGCTGGCGTCCGCTTGCCGGCTAGTGCGTTCCGCGAACGAATGATGCTCGAAGACTAA